A genome region from Camelus ferus isolate YT-003-E chromosome 25, BCGSAC_Cfer_1.0, whole genome shotgun sequence includes the following:
- the LOC102505134 gene encoding LOW QUALITY PROTEIN: zinc finger protein 16 (The sequence of the model RefSeq protein was modified relative to this genomic sequence to represent the inferred CDS: inserted 2 bases in 1 codon), whose amino-acid sequence MPSLRARPEEAEMEPSVPGPSPWTPGTQACVSDAPAMTHPGSALQHQQPGWAPGTEGKEFLQKEELSEDLESQAGKSENYASDDSRAPEVGELCDDVSERDWEFLYGEGHSAPEQVPLKGHVGEKEVDCDDPERSCSLSPNPGAQQGVTLNEGTRLHGARSHQSSQHSLDPTISEGVHTAEGQFICSECGKTFRGSHGLTQHQITHTXGQKSFICSECGKSFGMHSELLQHRLSHRGERPHVCTECGKAFGQSSSLKKHLKSHMSEKPYECSECGKAFRRSSNLIQHQRIHSGEKPYVCNECGKAFRRSSNLIKHHRIHTGEKPFECSECGKAFSQSSHLRKHQRVHTGERPYECSECGKPFSRVSNLIKHHRVHTGEKPYKCSDCGKAFSQSSSLIQHRRIHTGEKPHVCGVCGKAFGYSSVLRKHQIIHTGEKPYACSVCGKAFSHSSALIQHQGVHTGDKPYECHECGKTFGRSSNLILHQRVHTGEKPYECTECGKTFSQSSTLIQHQRVHNGLKPHECSQCGKAFNRSSNLIHHQKVHTGEKPYTCVECGKGFSQSSHLIQHQIIHTGERPYKCSECGKAFSQRSVLIQHQRIHTGVKPYDCAACGKAFSQRSKLLKHQLVHGRE is encoded by the exons GTTGGGCCCCTGGGACTGAGGGCAAGGAGTTTCTTCAGAAGGAAGAGCTTTCTGAGGATTTGGAATCACAGGcaggaaaatcagaaaactaTGCCAGTGATGACTCCCGGGCACCTGAGGTTGGAGAGCTCTGTGATGATGTATCAGAAAGAGACTGGGAGTTCCTCTACGGGGAGGGCCACTCCGCCCCGGAGCAGGTGCCCCTGAAGGGCCACgtgggagagaaagaggtggATTGTGATGACCCGGAGAGAAGCTGCAGTCTGAGCCCAAACCCAGGGGCACAGCAGGGAGTGACTTTGAATGAGGGGACACGTCTGCACGGTGCACGTAGCCACCAGAGCTCCCAGCACAGCCTGGACCCAACCATCTCCGAGGGGGTTCACACAGCCGAAGGCCAGTTCATATGCAGCGAGTGTGGGAAGACCTTCCGAGGAAGCCACGGTCTTACTCAGCATCAGATAACGCACAC TGGGCAGAAGTCCTTCATCTGTAGCGAGTGTGGAAAGTCCTTTGGCATGCACTCGGAACTCCTCCAGCACCGGCTTAGCCACCGCGGAGAGAGGCCTCACGTATGCACCGAATGTGGAAAGGCCTTCGGCCAGAGCTCCAGCCTTAAAAAGCACCTCAAGTCCCATATGAGTGAGAAGCCCTATGAGTGTAGTGAGTGCGGGAAGGCCTTTAGGCGGAGCTCAAACCTCATCCAGCATCAAAGAATTCATTCTGGGGAGAAGCCGTATGTGTGCaatgaatgtgggaaggcctttaggCGTAGCTCAAACCTCATTAAACACCACAGGAtccacaccggggagaagccTTTCGAGTGCAGTGAGTGCGGGAAGGCCTTCAGCCAGAGCTCACACCTGAGGAAGCACCAGAGGGTTCACACTGGAGAGAGGCCTTATGAGTGTAGTGAGTGCGGCAAACCGTTCAGCCGGGTCTCCAACCTCATTAAGCATCACAGGgttcacactggggagaagccctacaagtgcagtgactgtgggaaggccttcagccaGAGCTCCAGCCTCATTCAGCATCGCAGgatccacactggagagaagcctcACGTGTGTGGTGTGTGCGGGAAGGCCTTTGGTTACAGCTCGGTGCTCAGGAAACACCAGATCAtccacacaggagagaagccttACGCCTGCAGCGTGTGCGGGAAGGCCTTCAGCCACAGCTCGGCCCTCATCCAGCACCAGGGTGTACACACGGGCGACAAGCCCTATGAGTGTCACGAATGCGGGAAGACATTCGGGCGCAGCTCCAACCTCATCCTCCACCAGCGGGTTCACACCggggagaaaccctatgaatgcaCAGAGTGCGGGAAGACCTTCAGCCAGAGCTCCACTCTCATTCAGCACCAGCGGGTCCACAACGGATTGAAGCCCCACGAGTGTAGCCAGTGCGGTAAGGCCTTCAACCGCAGCTCAAACCTCATCCACCACCAGAAGGtccacaccggggagaagccctACACGTGCGTGGAGTGTGGGAAGGGCTTCAGCCAGAGCTCGCACCTCATTCAGCATCAGATCATCCACACTGGCGAGAGGCCCTACAAGTGCAGTGAGTGCGGGAAGGCCTTCAGCCAGCGTTCGGTCCTCATCCAGCACCAAAGGATCCACACGGGGGTGAAGCCCTATGACTGTGCCGCCTGCGGGAAGGCCTTCAGCCAGCGCTCCAAGCTGCTCAAGCACCAGCTGGTCCACGGCAGGGAgtga